TGTTACCCAGTACCCGGACATTGCGCCTCCTACAGTGAGTGTTACAGCAAACTATACGGGAGCTAACGCGGAGACGGTGATGAAAAGTGTGGTAGTTCCTTTGGAGGAACAGATTAACGGGGTAGAAGGAATGGATTATATCACTTCTTCTGCAGGAAACGATGGATCTGCCAATATTCAGGTTTTCTTTAAGCAGGGGATTGATCCGGATATTGCAGCGGTAAACGTACAGAACCGTGTTACAAGAGCAACACCATTACTTCCAAGTGAAGTAACCCGTTCAGGGGTTGTTACTCAGAAGCAGCAAACCAGTGCCTTGATGTATATGTCTTTCTATTCCGAAAATAAGGACCTCGATGACGTTTATCTTCAAAATTTCCTGAATATTAACATTATTCCTAATATCAAAAGGATTAATGGAGTTGGAGATGCTCAGGTTTTCGGTGGGAAAAACTACTCGATGAGAATATGGCTGGATCCTGCGAAAATGGCAGCCTATGGAGTAACACCGGATGATGTTACAGCGGCTATTAATGAGCAGAGTAGAGAAGCAGCAGCTGGATCCATCGGACAAAACAGTGGTAGTTCTTTTGAATACATCATTAAATATGTAGGGAAATTCAACGAGAAATCTCAATATGATAACATCATTATCAAGTCTCTTGCCGATGGCCAGAATCTGATGCTTAAAGATGTTGCCAAAGTTGAATTGGCTGGGCAATCTTATACCGGAATTGGGGAGAATGGAAATAATCCTTCCATCAGTATGGGATTCTTTCAGACACCAGGTTCCAATGCTCAGGACATTATTAAGAATATTAAAGCATACTTAAAAGCATCAGAGGGAAGTTTTCCTAAAGGGATTAAATATACTTTCAACTTTGATACCAATGAGTTCCTTGATGCCTCTATTGATAAGGTTGTTCATACCTTAATTGAAGCATTTATTCTGGTATTCATTGTAGTGTATATTTTCTTACAGGATTTCAGATCTACTTTGATCCCGGCTATTGCAGTTCCGGTATCTATTGTGGGAGCATTCTTCTTCCTGAATTTGTTTGGATATTCACTCAACCTTTTAACCTTATTCGCGTTAGTACTTGCTATTGGTATTGTAGTGGATGATGCCATTGTCGTCGTCGAGGCCGTTCATGCTAAGATGGAGCATGGTATTTCCGATGCTAAAAAGGCTACCGTAGAAGCGATGGATGAGATTACTGGAGCAATTATTTCAATTACATTGGTAATGGCATCCGTATTTATTCCGGTAACTTTTATTACCGGTCCGACAGGGGTATTCTATCAGCAGTTTGGTATTACACTTATCGTAGCGATCATCATTTCGGCAATCAATGCATTAACGTTAAGTCCGGTTTTATGTTCACTATTCCTTAAACCTCATTCTGAGCATCACCAGGAATACAAGAATATGAATATCCTTCAGAAGTTCTTCTATAAATTCAATATAGCATTTAGAACAACCACTGAACGTTACGGAAGAGGATTTGTTTTCTTATTAAGACATAAATGGGTTACCCTGATCATCTTTGCCATTACAGGAGGAATTTTATTCTGGGCAAGTTCAACGATGAAAAAAGGATTCGTTCCTACTGAAGACCGTGGAATTATCTTTACCGATGTGCAGCTTCCTCCGGGATCATCTATGGAAAGAACCTATAATGCATTGAAAACACTACAGGCTAACGCAATGAAAATTCCGGGAGTTCAAAACGTTACCATTTCTACCGGTAGAGGTTTCTTATCCGGAAACGGAAGTAATAATGGTCTTGCCTTTATTAAATTAAAACCTTTTGATGAAAGGAAAAAAGATAATTTAACCTCTGAAGATATTACGAAAAAACTATTTGGAATTTCAGGGAAAGTGCCGGATGCCAAAGTCGTATTCTTTCAGCCACCAAGTGTACCCGGTTTTGGTAACAGTGCAGGATTTGAGATGGTATTGCTGGATAAATCCGGTGGTGAATATACCGCGCTTGATGATAAAACTAATGAATTCATCGGTAAGCTTATGGAAAGACCCGAGATAGAATTTGCACAGACCTCGTTCAATACAAAGTACCCGCAATATCAAATGGAAATTAATGTTCCTTTGGCAAAACAATTGGGAGTTTCTGTAAATAGTATCCTAAGTACAATGCAGGGATATATTGGAGGGATTTATACAGCTGACTTTACGAAATACGGAAAACAATTCCGAGTAATGGTTCAGGCTCTACCTGAAAACAGAAAGAACATCGATAATCTTAACGATCTCTATGTAAAAACAGGTTCGGGTATAATGTCTCCTATTTCGCAATTTGTGACATTAGACAAAACATATGGTCCACAGTCTGTAAGTCGTTATAACCTTTTTACATCAGTAAAAATTACAGGGGGGAATTCCCAGGGCTACAGTTCCGGGGATGCTATTACTGCGGTACAGCAGGTAGCGAAAGAAACACTGAATCAGAATTACGATGTTGAGTTTACCGGATTGACAAGAGAAGAATTAAACTCCGGATCTCAAACCGTATTAATCTTTGGGCTAAGTTTAATTTTTGTCTACTTTATCCTTTCTGCGCAATATGAAAGTTATATTCTTCCGCTGATTGTTGTGATCTCACTTCCATTAGGGGTAATGGGAGCTTATTTTGGACAAAAAATCATGGGCTTGGAAAACAATATCTATTTCCAGATTGCCTTGATCATGTTGGTCGGATTATTGGCTAAAAATGCCATTTTGATTGTTGAATTTGCCGTTCAGAGAAGACATCATGGTGAAACCATTGTCATGTCTGCAATCAATGCTGCGAAGGCAAGATTAAGACCGATTCTGATGACCTCATTTGCCTTTATATTTGGTCTATTACCATTGGTGCTGGCAAGTGGAATCGGGGCGGTAGGAAACAGATCTATTGCAACAGGTGCTGCCATTGGATTATTGATAGGAACAGTATTAGGGCTCATCGTAATTCCTGTATTGTATGTGATCTTTGAAACATTGCAGGAAAAAATCAAACCGATTAAAAGAGAAGACATCAATTTAGCTGAATAAAAATAAAAACCAGAGAGGTAGAAGTAGTAAAAGAATTGTTGAATTTCCGATCTTACTTCTAACCTCTGGTTTCTAACTTCCAATTTTTAACAATGAAAAGTTTAATAAACATCATAAAAGGAGTAACTTTTTCAGTTTTCATACTGGGAGCCATTTCATCATGTATGGCGAGAAAAGAGTATGAAAGACCGAAAAATGTCGTTGACGAAAAGCTTTTCCGTACCGATATGCTTCCTAAGGACAGTGCAAGTATTGCTGATATCTCATGGAAAGAAATTTTTACGGATCCCATATTACAGGGGCATATTTCAAAAGCTTTAGAAAACAATTTAGATATCAGAATTGCATTACAGAGTATTGCCTCTGCCGAAGCTTATCTTAAACAAAGTAAAGCAGCATATCAGCCAACGGTTTCAATCGGACCCAATTACACGTTTCAAACCCAATCCATCAATACCCAGTTTGGTCAGATCATTGGAGAAAGACGTTATGTAAATCAATTTGATATTACAGCGACTATAGGTTGGGAAGCGGATATCTGGGGTAAATTAAAAGCTCAGGAAAAAGCTCAGCTTGCCACTTATTTAGGAACAGTTGCCGCACACAAGGCTGTAAAAAGCAGTTTGGTAGCCTCAGTAGCTTCTGCTTATTATCAGCTTTTGACTTTCGATTCGCAGAAAAGAATTATTCAGGAAACCATTGATGTCCGGGAAAAAAACCTTGAAACAACAAAAGCTCTGAAAGAGTCAGGAACGGTAACTGAAGTGGCGGTTCAACAAAGTGAAGCGTTGGTTTTTAATGCGAAATCTCTACTTATTGATATTGATACTCAAATCCAGTCTTTGGAGAATACAATGAGTCTGTTGATGGGAGAACCTTCTCATGCCATTGAAAGATCAACACTAGAGGGCCAAAACCTTCCGAAGGATATCAAACTTGGATATCCGGCTCAATTACTGGCCAACCGTCCGGATGTAATGCGTGCGGAATACAATCTGATGAACGCTTTTGAATTAACCAACTCTGCGAAAGCACAGTTTTACCCTACACTAAAACTTACCGGAACCGGTGGAGTACAGTCTGTAGATATTGATCATTTATTCAGTGTGAATTCGTTATTTGCCAATGTAGTAACAGGCTTGGCGCAACCTATTCTCAACAGAAGACAGATCAAAACGAATTATGACGTGAGCCTGGCCAATCAGGAAACGGCTTATCTGAATTTTAGAAAAACAGTTCTTACTGCAGGAAAAGAAGTATCTGATGCAATACGGGTATTTGGAGTACAGGATTCTTTTATTGAACTTAAAAGAAAGGAACTGGACGCGTATAAAAAATCAGTAGATTTTTCCCAGGAATTGGTTAACTATGGTATGGCCAATTACCTTGAAGTGTTGAATGCGAGTGTAAATTCATTGAATGCAGAATTGAATATTTCAAATGCAGAATACAACAAAATGAAAGCTGCAGTTGACTTATACCAGGCACTAGGTGGGGGTTGGAAGTAATTCCTCCGACACTTTTTAAATAGATCAGACGCATGCAGATATTGTATGCGTCTTTTTATTGATAACATAAATTATTGTTGATTGATTAAATATATTTGTTTTTATGTAGCTAACTACGTAGTTTTGTACATTAAATAAAAATTATGACATTAGAAATCCAACCTATCGGTAATACTTATTCCGAACAAGTCATAGATTTGATTCTGAATATTCAGCAAAAAGAATTTAATATTCCTATCACGATCGAAGACCAGCCGGATCTTTTGAAGATTGAAAGCTTTTATAAAGAAGGGGGCGGAAACTTTTGGGGCGCTTTTCTGGATAAAGAGTTGGTAGGTACCATTGCTTTAGTTAAATTTGACGAAAAGGCTGCAGCCATCAGAAAGATGTTTGTTAAAAAAGAATTCAGGGGAAAAGAGCATCAGATCGCACAAAAATTATTAGATATCCTGATTTCGTATTGCAGGGAAAATAAAATTGAAGAAATTATGCTGGGGACAGTTTCTGTGCTGAATGCGGCCATGCGTTTTTATGAACGTAACCGGTTTCAGAAAATTGCCAAAGAAGATCTCCCTCCTTCATTTCCTCTGATGAGTGCTGATAACGTCTTTTATATTCTTAATTTAAATGAGATCTAATGAATGTTATTAACGAATCCGGAATTCTTGCGATATCCACAAGATTGCAAAGGCTAAGTGAACAGCTCCGTAAAGATGGAGCTTTGGTTTATAAGGCATTTGATATTGATTTTGAGCCTAAGTGGTTTCCTGTTATCTTTACACTTTATCACAAACAGCCCCTGAGTGTTGTGGAGCTGGCCAATGAAATAGGGTATACCCATCCCTCTACAATAAGCTTACTTAAGGAACTTGAAAAGGAGAAGATGATTATTTCAAAAAAGGATAAGCAGGATGAAAGAAAACGTTTGATCGGATTAGCACCTAAAGGCCTTGAACTCATCGAAAAAATGAAGCCCGTATGGGAACTTATTTCAACTGTTTTGGGAGAAATTGCCGACAACAACAATCACTTATTAAAAGCCATTGATGAAACAGAAGAAAAACTGGCAAATCAGTCCTTTTTACAACGTGCTTTGCAATTGAAAAATACTAAGTAAAATTTCTGATAGTACTCAATTTTACAGCTTATACATATGAATAAAATGAATCCTGCACTACGCAGGATTTTTTTTGAATTCTGTTTTTTTAATGTTAATGGGCTTTGCGGGCTTTTTTTTATATGATAGATGATGTAAATTTAATCTATTGATATTCTATAAGTTGACATTAAACTTGAAATTTTATTAAAAAAATCACTTCATAGGGTACAGTATTTGCAGATAACAAAAGCGCACACGCAAATCATGCTTTACATACGATAAATATTAAGGTTTTCCTTAAAATTGATTATATAAAAGCAACACACCACATCATTTTTTTATATATTATTAAGATAAATCTCCGGTAGCATACCGGAGATTTTTACGTTTTAAATAAGAAACAAAAAAAGGTGACCACTGGCCACCTTTTTATATGTAGTAATAAACCTTATTGACTTTTATCTTTTTCCCCAGTCCATGATCCGGATCTTGTAGGAGTAGGAACAGCATTTGTCCAGCTTCCGTTTCCTTTTTTATCAGTACCCAGGTTTCCGTTGAAAGAACCATCAGACGGAAGACCAACTGAAGCGTTTAATTCCCCTGAATCATTTAAATGACCGGCAATCTTGTAATTTTCATTATTAACATCAGAATGCATTGTTCCATTTACGGTTCCATCACTTGCGACTACAATATTCCAAACCCCTTTATCGCTTCCATCATAAGTTCCTGACCAGGTTCCGATGTAATCATAGATCGTATCATCATCTGAGCTACATCCTATTAGTGCAAAAGTTGCTAATAAAAGAAAAAAAAGTTTCTTCATAGTTTTGATAGTTTTACAAGAGTGGAGAATATGGGAATCTTCATTTTCTCCTTTTTAGTTAAAATCGTTAGTAATCCTCGTTTCTGTTGAGCGCAAATATATAATTTTTTATTTAATTTGTGCACTTTTTGTGTTTTTTTTGTAAAACAAATAATTGAATATTTGTTTTGCAGGAGCTAATAACCGAGATCAATAAAAAGATAAAAAATCTAAACTATCAATTGTAAATTGATGGCTTATCTCCTGATAAAACTTTATGCCCTAAATAAAAAAGCAGATGAATAGAATCCTTGGGAATACGAAGCTGTAGGTTATGTGAATTAATCATTTCAAATTTCCATTGATGTTCAACACAATAAAGCATCATTTCTTGTAAATCTTTATCCAAAAGAGCAAGTATTACAGTCACTTCATCATTGCTTAATGTTTCTTGATTTAAACTAGGTTCCATTGCTATTTTCAAATATGTTTATCCATTATCAAGCAATGTGCCACAGTAAAGAGAAAATTAGGAATGTGGTATGTATTTTTTTACTTTTTATCAGGAGAATTTCTTCTTGTTGATAATCGGATGGTAACTGCTATTCGTAATGCCTTATTTTTAAAGAATATAAACTATCCGGAATGCCTTCAGTTGTACTTTTTGATACCACATTTCACTAATTATTGATAATATACCTATAATTTTGAATGACCAAACATTAAGAAATGATAATATGCGAAAATCTGTTACTTCAAAATGGGGGAGAAGTAATAGAATATCGGGCTAATGAATGTATAGTAGAAGAGGCTACTTGCGCAAAATATTATTTACAGATTATAAAAGGTACAGCAAAGATGAATTCAGTTCATTTTGACGGTAAAGAATATTTTTATGGCCTGCCTTTCAATGGGCATTGCATTGCAGAATCTTATTTATTTACTGATAAAAAATATCCTTTTAGTGCAATAGCAATTTCAGATTGTAAGATCATTCGCGTAGAAAAGAATCAGTTTATACAACTTATAGAAAATATTCCTTCTCTTTTAGTTAATTTATATGCCTATACAGCAGAAAGGATCCACTATAAAAATCTTATGCTCTCAACACTGGGATGTGTCACTTCTCAGGAGCGATTAACTATTTTATTAGATTATATTAAAGAGTTTTATACATTAAATGATACCCGCCCCTTTATTATACCTTATACCAGACAGCAATTGGCATCGTTGACGGGGTTAACTATTGAATCGGTCATAAGGACAGTTAAAAGGATGGAGAGCCGTAATCTGCTTTCAATCGTAAATGGGAAGATTTTCTATTAAATCTTTTTCAAGCCATAAAAAAAGAGTCTTTCTTTTTTGAAAGACTCCACAGATTATTTTTTCCTATCATTAGGTATTTTACCCGTTAATAATGGATTTTTCCTCTTTCTATTTTCAGGATATTTTCCGTTTCCATTTTTTTTATGGTTCTTATCACCGTTTCTACCGTCAGACCGGTAAGGTTTGCAATCTGTTGACGGGTAAACGGAACCTGGACAGTATCAGATACCTCTCTTAAATTATAATCTTTAATATAATCCAGAACTGTTTTAATCTTTGTAGCAGGCTCAATGCCTGATAAATTAAAAAGCATTAAATATTTGTAATACAACCTTTCAGACAAACATTGTAATAAATTCTGCATTACGTTAGCATCCTGGCTTACAAGATTATTAAAATCATTTTTGCCAAGACATAACAGAATGCAATTTGTCTTTGTAATTGCGTTCATTGGATAAGGTCTGTCTGTAAATAACAGGGATTCACCAATACTTTGTCCGTCATTTAAAATGTTCTGAATAAATTCTTTTCCGTTTGAGTGGTAATTAAATAACTCCACTGTACCAGTACATATCTGATAATAATATTTAGGTTGACTGCCTTCTTCAAATATTATTTCATCTGGTTGAAATTCCTTGTAAACCGCACCATGTGCCAGCAATAAATCTTCACGTATTATCATAATTGTAAGCTTTTAGGTTATAAGAATAATTTTTATAAAGATTGATGAAAAATTCTCAGCAAATTCCAAACCAGTTTTTACCTCCGTGTGGTATGTAGACGTCATTTTCTATGTTTTTTCAATAAAAAAAGCTTCCCATATCGGGAAGCTCAACGACTGTAAAAACGATGAAAAATTATAAGTATAAATTTAAGTGTACTCTTATAATACATTTATGATTGCAGTCATAAAGACTGCGGATGATAGAAAAAAGTTAAAAATAGACCTTGGAAAAAATGAATTGTAATCCTGGTACAGCTATTTATTCCCGATCTTATTAAATTTTGTATTTATTATTCAGTTCATTACAGAAGTTTATAAATAAAATTTTAGAAAATATTTGTATATGCGCTATAAATACTTACTTTTGTACCGCTTCAGAAAATGAAGTTCACAAAAATGGGGAATTAGCTCATCTGGCTAGAGCGTTAGACTGGCAGTCTAAAGGTGACGGGTTCGATCCCCGTATTCTCCACAAACAATGAGTAATCCCTTTATATAAAGGGATTTTTTATTTCAATAATAAGCCTGATACACAAAAGCACAATTATTTTTTATAAACTCATAAATAGCTCATTGCTTAAGTTTTTTACGTATACCATTAAAGTATTTTACCGTTTTAGCAAATAAATTAATTATTGTAGTTGTACTACCCACTGTGACGATTAAGAAATACTTCCCTCAAATGAAGGATTTTTTGTTTCCTTTTTTACTGTTGCTGAATATATTTCAATTGCTTTTTAGGTTGCTGCTTTTGTCATATCCTGGCATGATGCATACTTAATATTTCAATATAAAGGGGAGCTAAAAAAATATATGACGGAATGGTTTACATTACACAAACCCCATATTTAAAATCTCACCTTTTCTTTTCAAAACCATAAAATAAAGGAGAAGATCATCGTCAGAAAAATGCTTTTCAAACCTGATCATTTCCATGTCAGGTTTCAAAGCCTCGGTTTGTTCAAACTTTTCAATCAGATACAAGTCAGTATCTACCTTTAAAGTAACAATGGTAACTTCATCAGCTTCATTTTTTTTATGAATGTGAAGATTGTTCTCCCAAAGGTCAAATGAGACAGAAATATGGTCTGAAATAACCGGGATCTGTCCAAACTGAAACTCCTTGAGCAGTTTTTTTCCCTCTTCCAAAGGCAATCCATGTTTTACATTACGGTTTCCTCTTACTGAAATCTGATCAAGATCCTTAATTCTCGTCATTGTTTTCGCGAAACTTTGATAGAGTAGTGGGTCTCCAGCAGCTTTAACGTAATGGTCCAGGGCCTGGCGTATTATTTTCCCCACTTTGGAGCAATGTCCGAATTCGGAACTGTTTTGTCTTACTTTTTCGTAGGAAGCGCTTTTTTTGAAAGCATTTTTATTAAACCCACTTTTCTTCCGAACGACATTTTTTCCGTTCAAAGTGTAAAAAACAAGGTCACCAACTGATCCTGTTATTTTAATTATGCTTTCATATGTGGCCATTTTCTCAAAATTAAAACCAAATATAGTGATAATTAAATAAATATAAAATTTTAACATATATTTATAATATAGTTGTAGTATAGAATATATAGAATTAAAATATAAAATGTATATTTGTAGATAATTACGTACATCGGTAAAAATCAAGCAGATATGACAACAGGATTATTTATTGGAAAAATGAGAATAAAGCAGATTGCTGCTTTGCTGATTGTAACCTCTACTGTGATTTCATGCGGAAGCAGCAAAAGTGTTTCTTCAAAAAAGAGCAACACAAAAACAGTGGCAAGATCTGAAAACCTCAGACGTCTGGATTCAAATTTCAATGGGAAAGTGTCTGGCTCAATCAATAGTATTCTGAAAGATGCTGAAAAGTACATTGGAACTCCGTATAAATTTGGAGGCAGTACTTCTTCAGGATTCGATTGTTCCGGTTTTACGGTAAAAGTATTTGAAGAAAACGACCAGAAATTACCTCGAAGATCCTCTGATCAGGCAGATACAGGAAAAAAAATTGATATCAGTGAAGTGAAACCCGGGGATTTGCTGTTTTTTGCAACTGCAGGTGGAAGTAGGGTATCACATGTTGGCATTGTTCATGATATAGGAAACGATGGCGAAATCCGATTTATCCATGCTTCAACCTCAAAAGGGGTGATGATTTCTTCTTTAAATGAAAAGTATTGGAATAAAGCGTATCTGCATGCCCGAAGGGTTTTATAATGAGTAATAGTATACATGGGAAATAAGAGATTTGCCTTCATCAAAACAGATAAAAAACTGATTAAACTTTTCTTTGATGATATTATCGTCATAAAAGGACTCGGTAATTATGTCGAAATTTATACCCGTGACCAGAAACGATATATTTACTATAAAACGCTGAAAGATTTGATTGAAAATTTACCCGATGAATTTATGCGTATTCATAATTCATATATTGTGAATCTAACGAATATTGAATCTTTCGAAAATAATCAAATAATATATAAAGATTTAAAAATTACTGTAGCGAAAAGCTATCGGGAATGTTTTACAAATACCTTACATAGAATGATGCTATAATCCATCCACATAGATATATCGTACAACAGAATACGATTTATAGCCAACTAAATAATTAATTTTTCTCGTATTTGCATTCAGGCTAGTTTTGTGAAAAATCAGAAAAAAATGAATAAACAAATGGCTATAAAGTATGTAAATGAAAGTGAAATTACTGGAATAAAAGCCGGTTTACAGCGGGAAACTTTTTTAGATATCTGGATGGTAGTTGTAAATGATCGAATTTTTGCCCGTTCCTGGGGCTTTGCTGAAAGAAGTTGGTATAATACTTTTTTAAAAGACTCTTGTGGACAAATAAAATGTGGAGATCATATATTTACCATCCATGCTTGTATTCCAGCTGATCTTATCGACCTTACTTTTTCTATTAATCAGGCTTATTTAATGAAATACAGCACCAAACAATATGCAAAACCGATAACCAGGCAAAAACATATTGATAGAACGATGGAATTTATTATTTGTGAATAGAAAAATATGAGTCCGATCCGGAATTGTATAAAATGATTGATATTGTTAATTTCTCACTATTTGTCATTTCTCTGAACTTGTATACTACAACAAACTTTTGTACTTTTATCGCCGGAAATAACGCATCAACGGGTCGTTATTTATACTTGAAAAAATTAATTTAAATTAGAAACATGTCGTTACAACAAACTATTGAGAACATCTGGGATAATAGGGACTTATTACAAAATGAAGATAGCCAGAAGGCGATAAGAGAAGTTATTTCTTTATTGGATTCCGGAGAACTTCGTGTTGCTGAACCTACGGAAAACGGGTGGCAGGTAAATGAATGGGTGAAGAAAGCTGTAGTAATGTATTTCCCGATTCAGAAAATGGAGACCATTGAAGTGGGACCATTTGAATTCCATGACAAAATTCCTTTGAAGAGAAATTATGCTGAAAAAGGAGTACGTGTTGTACCTCATGCTATTGCAAGAGAAGGAGCTTTTGTTGCTTCAGGAGTAATTATGATGCCTTCTTATGTAAATATCGGGGCTTATGTAGATTCAGGAACAATGGTAGATACTTGGGCAACCGTTGGAAGCTGTGCACAGATCGGTAAAAATGTTCACCTTAGCGGTGGTGTTGGCATCGGTGGTGTTTTAGAACCATTACAGGCTGCACCGGTAATTATTGAAGACGATTGTTTCATTGGTTCAAGATGTATCGTGGTAGAAGGAGTACATGTAGAAAAAGAAGCGGTATTGGGAGCGAATGTAGTATTAACTGCTTCAACAAAGATCATCGACGTTACAGGAGATCAACCGATTGAGATCAAAGGTAGAGTGCCTGCCCGTTCAGTGGTAATTCCTGGAAGCTACACCAAACAATATCCGGCAGGGGAATATCAGGTTCCTTGTGCTTTGATTATTGGTACAAGAAAAGAATCTACAGACAAGAAGACTTCTCTTAATGATGCATTAAGGGAAAATAATGTAGCTGTATAAGCGCTTATCCATCTAATACTGCACAATTTTGAAAGATAAAGTTTTAAAATTTATACTAAACCCTAAATATATATTTGGGGTTTATCTTATTATATCGGTAGTTACTGCAATTTCCAAGTATCTGAGAGGAGATTATGCCATCAACAACTATCTGATTTTTAAAAATGTATTTTTTAATACCATTCATCAGAAAAATTTATTTATCCATTATCCTGACCTCTATTTTGATTTGAATCATTATGGAGTTTTTTTTAGCTTACTGATTGCTCCGTTTGCCGTTATGCCGGATTGGCTGGGAATTTCACTCTGGAATCTGATTAATACTTTTGTATTTGTATTTGCCATTTATAAGCTTCCGTTTTCGGATTCCAAAAAGGCGATATTCGGATTGCTGTGCCTCCAGGAGTATATTACCGCTGCATTAAGCCTGCAGTTTAATGTAGCTCTTACAGGGCTTTTGATATTATCTGCAGTATACATCTATGAAAGAAAAGAAGTACGTTCGGCTACCGCGATTCTCATTGGTGTTTTTGTGAAAATTTATGGTATTGTAGGATTGAGCCAGTTTTTCTTCATCAAAAATAAGATGAAGTTTATTATTTCGGGGATTGTAATTGCCGCATTGTTTTTTGTAATTCCT
The sequence above is drawn from the Chryseobacterium daecheongense genome and encodes:
- a CDS encoding 2,3,4,5-tetrahydropyridine-2,6-dicarboxylate N-succinyltransferase — encoded protein: MSLQQTIENIWDNRDLLQNEDSQKAIREVISLLDSGELRVAEPTENGWQVNEWVKKAVVMYFPIQKMETIEVGPFEFHDKIPLKRNYAEKGVRVVPHAIAREGAFVASGVIMMPSYVNIGAYVDSGTMVDTWATVGSCAQIGKNVHLSGGVGIGGVLEPLQAAPVIIEDDCFIGSRCIVVEGVHVEKEAVLGANVVLTASTKIIDVTGDQPIEIKGRVPARSVVIPGSYTKQYPAGEYQVPCALIIGTRKESTDKKTSLNDALRENNVAV
- a CDS encoding DUF2255 family protein — its product is MNKQMAIKYVNESEITGIKAGLQRETFLDIWMVVVNDRIFARSWGFAERSWYNTFLKDSCGQIKCGDHIFTIHACIPADLIDLTFSINQAYLMKYSTKQYAKPITRQKHIDRTMEFIICE
- a CDS encoding glycosyltransferase family 87 protein codes for the protein MKDKVLKFILNPKYIFGVYLIISVVTAISKYLRGDYAINNYLIFKNVFFNTIHQKNLFIHYPDLYFDLNHYGVFFSLLIAPFAVMPDWLGISLWNLINTFVFVFAIYKLPFSDSKKAIFGLLCLQEYITAALSLQFNVALTGLLILSAVYIYERKEVRSATAILIGVFVKIYGIVGLSQFFFIKNKMKFIISGIVIAALFFVIPMIYSTPQFVIQSYADWFHSIIEKNNENQVLGNMQDISLMGFVRRVLGDASISNLIFLAFGLPLFALPYVRIKQYKNYAFQLMILASTLLFLVLFSSSSESPTYIIAVVGVMIWFFLQKERTPFIIGLLIFVIIFTCFSTSDLFPKSVKNDYIIKYSLKAVPCIVVWLRVVYELLTKDFEKNYSLN
- a CDS encoding C40 family peptidase, whose amino-acid sequence is MTTGLFIGKMRIKQIAALLIVTSTVISCGSSKSVSSKKSNTKTVARSENLRRLDSNFNGKVSGSINSILKDAEKYIGTPYKFGGSTSSGFDCSGFTVKVFEENDQKLPRRSSDQADTGKKIDISEVKPGDLLFFATAGGSRVSHVGIVHDIGNDGEIRFIHASTSKGVMISSLNEKYWNKAYLHARRVL
- a CDS encoding LytTR family DNA-binding domain-containing protein — its product is MGNKRFAFIKTDKKLIKLFFDDIIVIKGLGNYVEIYTRDQKRYIYYKTLKDLIENLPDEFMRIHNSYIVNLTNIESFENNQIIYKDLKITVAKSYRECFTNTLHRMML